A stretch of the Planctomycetota bacterium genome encodes the following:
- a CDS encoding cation-translocating P-type ATPase — MQVNNSAAGESVDLQVLGLHCAEEVGALRRALDRQTGVSDVHIDQVRARVSFKLAAPATLPLVSAAVTRAGLRLVQPDEAVPELAVEPRVWWSGILSASCLAVAVVAQFIESGGAWLSLVADVDADGPAWVSTAAYAATALAASAIILPKAVTSARAGRLDMHVLVVIAIVGAAWLGEVSEAATVASLFAGSQLLEAWSAARARRSVGALMQGTAGHACCCVDGHEHDVAVHRIEPGMVLRVKPGERIPVDADVVSGSSSVDESAMTGEPTHVLKRVGDLVTAGSVNGSGALEIRARSRADESGLARMLTAVEHARQGRTDAERWVERFAGVYTPVVVVLALAVWLVPPLVGFGAWDEWFRRGLVVTLVACPCALVISTPVTIVAAISAAARHGVLVKGGEHLERCGTLRAVAFDKTGVATTGRPKIVSLRMLGARTEREVLDHIVALETRSEHPLAHALVTFAASRGAAKGAAHAHDVQAVPGRGLVGEAWGHEFWIGSARFLGEHAQVSDEAAREIARLHAEGLTVVACGSGAELWAVLGAHDTTRADAITAAQLLRARGVRQLVILSGDHAEAVQATARAMHVTEVRGECTPADKAATIAELGTHGPVAMVGDGINDVPALVAATLGVAVGPRATDAALDAADVVLVHDDLRHLPWLVGHARRTLRVVQQNLWFAVGIKVAFLVAAALGEATLWMAVLADTGATLAVTMNGLRLLRVQAPPMPHHHHHHAGEGGHTHQAAHSH, encoded by the coding sequence ATGCAAGTAAATAATTCAGCAGCTGGTGAGTCCGTCGATTTGCAGGTGCTCGGCCTGCACTGTGCCGAGGAGGTGGGGGCGTTGCGGCGGGCCCTGGACCGCCAGACCGGCGTGTCGGACGTGCATATCGATCAGGTGCGAGCGCGCGTGTCGTTCAAGCTGGCGGCGCCGGCCACGCTCCCGCTCGTCTCGGCGGCCGTGACCCGCGCCGGCCTGCGGCTCGTGCAGCCCGACGAGGCCGTGCCAGAGCTGGCGGTCGAGCCCCGCGTGTGGTGGTCGGGCATTCTCAGCGCATCCTGCCTGGCCGTGGCGGTCGTGGCGCAGTTCATCGAGTCTGGCGGGGCGTGGCTGTCCCTCGTGGCCGACGTCGACGCCGACGGCCCGGCCTGGGTGAGCACCGCCGCGTATGCGGCGACCGCGCTCGCCGCGAGCGCGATCATCCTGCCGAAGGCCGTCACCTCGGCCCGCGCCGGCCGGCTCGACATGCACGTGCTCGTCGTCATCGCGATTGTCGGCGCCGCGTGGCTGGGCGAAGTGTCGGAAGCCGCTACGGTGGCGAGTCTCTTTGCCGGTTCGCAACTGCTCGAAGCGTGGAGCGCCGCGCGCGCCCGCCGCTCCGTGGGGGCGCTGATGCAGGGCACCGCCGGGCATGCCTGCTGCTGTGTCGATGGCCACGAACACGATGTCGCCGTGCACCGCATCGAGCCGGGCATGGTGCTTCGCGTGAAGCCCGGCGAGCGCATTCCCGTGGATGCGGACGTCGTCTCCGGGTCGTCGAGCGTCGACGAGTCGGCGATGACGGGGGAACCGACGCACGTGCTGAAACGTGTGGGCGACCTCGTCACGGCCGGGTCCGTGAACGGATCGGGCGCCCTCGAGATCCGCGCCCGCAGCCGCGCCGACGAGAGCGGCCTGGCGCGGATGCTCACGGCGGTGGAGCACGCCCGGCAGGGCCGCACCGACGCCGAGCGCTGGGTGGAACGTTTCGCCGGCGTCTACACGCCCGTGGTCGTCGTGCTTGCCCTGGCGGTGTGGCTCGTGCCGCCGCTCGTCGGCTTCGGCGCCTGGGACGAATGGTTCCGCCGCGGCCTCGTGGTCACGCTCGTGGCCTGCCCGTGTGCCCTCGTGATCTCGACGCCGGTCACGATCGTGGCCGCCATCTCGGCGGCGGCCCGGCACGGCGTGCTGGTCAAGGGCGGCGAACACCTCGAACGGTGTGGCACGCTGCGCGCGGTGGCGTTCGACAAGACCGGTGTGGCCACGACCGGCCGGCCGAAGATCGTGAGCCTCCGGATGCTCGGCGCGCGCACCGAACGTGAGGTGCTCGACCATATCGTGGCGCTCGAAACGCGCAGCGAACATCCGCTCGCGCATGCGCTCGTGACCTTCGCCGCCAGCCGCGGCGCCGCCAAGGGCGCGGCGCACGCGCACGACGTGCAGGCCGTGCCGGGACGGGGCCTGGTCGGCGAGGCCTGGGGCCACGAGTTCTGGATCGGCAGCGCCCGGTTCCTGGGCGAGCACGCACAGGTGAGTGACGAGGCCGCGCGGGAGATCGCGCGCCTGCATGCCGAGGGCCTGACCGTGGTGGCGTGCGGCAGCGGCGCCGAGCTGTGGGCCGTGCTGGGGGCGCATGACACGACGCGCGCCGACGCCATCACGGCGGCCCAGTTGCTGCGGGCCCGCGGCGTCCGCCAGCTGGTGATTCTGTCAGGCGATCATGCCGAGGCCGTGCAGGCGACCGCGCGGGCGATGCACGTGACCGAGGTGCGCGGTGAATGCACGCCGGCCGACAAGGCGGCGACGATTGCGGAGCTGGGCACGCACGGCCCCGTGGCGATGGTGGGTGACGGCATCAATGACGTGCCGGCGCTCGTGGCGGCCACCCTCGGTGTGGCCGTGGGTCCGCGGGCCACCGACGCGGCGCTCGATGCCGCCGATGTCGTGCTCGTGCACGACGATCTGCGTCATCTGCCGTGGCTCGTGGGGCACGCGCGGCGCACGCTGCGCGTGGTACAGCAGAACCTGTGGTTCGCCGTCGGCATCAAGGTGGCGTTCCTCGTGGCGGCCGCGCTGGGCGAGGCCACGCTCTGGATGGCCGTGCTCGCCGACACCGGCGCCACGCTTGCCGTCACCATGAACGGCCTTCGCCTGCTGCGTGTGCAGGCGCCGCCGATGCCCCATCACCACCACCATCACGCCGGTGAGGGCGGCCATACGCATCAGGCCGCGCATTCGCACTGA
- the rpmG gene encoding 50S ribosomal protein L33: protein MPRADRRLQVPRIIVKLVSTAGTGYFYTTTTNQKTTTNRLELRKYDPRIRKHVVFKEGKA, encoded by the coding sequence ATGCCGCGCGCGGACAGGAGGCTGCAGGTGCCACGCATCATCGTCAAGCTCGTGTCGACAGCCGGGACCGGCTATTTCTACACGACCACGACGAACCAGAAGACGACGACCAACAGGCTCGAGCTGCGGAAGTACGACCCGCGCATCCGTAAACACGTGGTGTTCAAGGAAGGCAAAGCCTAG
- a CDS encoding (2Fe-2S) ferredoxin domain-containing protein, which produces MAIKDLTQVERHLFLCNGSSCAARGASASTTALREEVQARGLHERVHTTKTLCNGRCDDGPIVIVQPDGLWYKYVDPAMARRIAADHLEGGRPVETHVLYAWGAPAIDDRVMPASPPDADREPGV; this is translated from the coding sequence ATGGCCATCAAGGATCTGACGCAGGTGGAGCGCCACCTGTTCCTGTGCAACGGTTCGAGCTGCGCGGCACGAGGCGCCTCGGCGAGCACGACGGCACTGCGTGAGGAAGTGCAGGCGCGCGGACTGCACGAACGTGTGCACACCACGAAGACCCTGTGCAATGGCCGGTGCGACGACGGGCCGATCGTGATCGTGCAGCCCGACGGGCTCTGGTACAAGTACGTAGACCCGGCCATGGCCCGCCGGATCGCGGCCGACCACCTCGAGGGCGGGCGCCCGGTCGAGACGCATGTGCTCTACGCCTGGGGCGCGCCGGCGATCGACGATCGCGTGATGCCGGCGTCACCGCCGGACGCAGACCGGGAGCCGGGCGTGTAG
- a CDS encoding sulfur reduction protein DsrE, protein MTVADIFATNMASTTKLATMILPQLEGGTHGVKVAGMMFFDDHVYCLRAADPVGERLAKVAAEQGILLMVCDQCAVRRGLANGTFDECGTGSVTAKGLVHGVVAGCFPQLYAALGGARPDQVIML, encoded by the coding sequence ATGACCGTCGCCGACATCTTCGCTACCAACATGGCCAGCACCACGAAACTCGCCACGATGATCCTGCCGCAGCTCGAAGGCGGCACGCACGGCGTCAAAGTGGCCGGCATGATGTTCTTCGACGACCACGTCTACTGCCTGCGCGCCGCCGACCCAGTGGGCGAGCGCCTGGCGAAGGTGGCGGCCGAGCAGGGCATCCTGCTCATGGTCTGCGATCAGTGCGCCGTGCGCCGTGGCCTCGCAAACGGCACGTTCGACGAGTGCGGCACGGGCAGCGTCACCGCCAAGGGCCTCGTGCACGGCGTCGTCGCCGGCTGCTTCCCGCAGCTCTACGCCGCCCTCGGCGGCGCCAGGCCCGACCAGGTCATCATGCTCTGA
- a CDS encoding molybdopterin adenylyltransferase produces the protein MTAALAPDRPARLGLVSVSDRAAAGVYTDEGLPSLRAWLGAALATPWTAVERLIADDQPTIEATLIDLVDTEGCDLVLTTGGTGPAPRDVTPEATRAVAHRELPGFGEQMRQVSLRAVPTAILSRQVAVIRGRALIVNLPGRPAAIRETLEGPRSPDGSLTMPGIFAAVPYCLDLIGGPYVDTHAAVVAAFRPASARRR, from the coding sequence ATGACCGCTGCCCTGGCACCTGACCGCCCGGCGCGTCTCGGACTCGTCTCGGTGAGCGACCGCGCCGCAGCGGGCGTCTACACGGACGAGGGCCTGCCGTCGCTACGCGCATGGCTCGGCGCCGCGCTCGCGACGCCGTGGACGGCGGTTGAGCGGCTCATCGCCGATGACCAGCCCACGATCGAAGCCACGCTCATCGATCTCGTCGATACGGAGGGCTGCGACCTCGTGCTGACGACCGGCGGCACCGGGCCGGCGCCACGCGACGTCACACCCGAGGCCACGCGCGCGGTCGCGCACCGCGAGCTGCCGGGCTTCGGTGAACAGATGCGGCAGGTGAGCCTGCGCGCGGTGCCGACGGCGATCCTGTCACGCCAGGTGGCGGTGATTCGCGGGCGCGCCCTCATCGTGAACCTGCCGGGACGCCCGGCCGCCATCCGCGAAACGCTCGAGGGCCCGCGATCGCCGGATGGCTCGCTGACCATGCCCGGGATCTTCGCCGCCGTGCCCTACTGCCTCGATCTCATCGGCGGCCCGTATGTGGACACCCATGCGGCCGTCGTCGCGGCGTTCCGGCCCGCGTCGGCGCGCCGCCGCTGA
- a CDS encoding HupE/UreJ family protein gives MFSTYVTLGLEHILPRGFDHVLFISALVLAAPSWRPLLWQVSAFTVAHALTLALAVTGVVRMPSAVVEPLIALSIVAVAVENIVEPRFRWRGPPSGRPAPEARAVPVASATRRAAGQRPAPAPTTAPERRRCGRARWHPAPGSQRSHLSRVACPAHRTRILTPEGKTGLASTGIEANRRRA, from the coding sequence GTGTTCTCCACGTATGTCACGCTCGGCCTCGAGCACATCCTGCCGCGCGGGTTCGACCACGTGCTGTTCATCAGCGCGCTCGTGCTGGCGGCGCCGTCGTGGCGGCCGCTTCTCTGGCAGGTCAGCGCCTTCACGGTGGCCCACGCGCTTACGCTCGCGCTGGCGGTGACCGGCGTCGTGCGGATGCCGTCGGCCGTGGTCGAACCGCTCATCGCGCTTTCGATCGTGGCTGTGGCGGTCGAGAACATCGTCGAGCCGCGTTTTCGCTGGCGGGGGCCGCCGTCGGGGCGCCCAGCCCCAGAAGCGCGAGCAGTGCCAGTCGCCTCCGCCACCCGCCGCGCCGCGGGCCAGAGGCCGGCTCCTGCGCCGACCACAGCCCCGGAGCGGCGGCGGTGCGGTCGCGCACGGTGGCATCCGGCGCCTGGGAGCCAGCGCAGTCACCTGTCTCGGGTGGCATGTCCTGCGCATCGTACGCGAATACTCACCCCCGAGGGCAAGACCGGCCTGGCCTCGACTGGTATCGAGGCGAACCGCAGGCGCGCTAT